From one Lysinibacillus sp. G4S2 genomic stretch:
- a CDS encoding M3 family oligoendopeptidase: MKTFKDYEYSRPNIEVMKEQQLSLIEQFKNAQTMDEQSGIIGKLNAISNDYATMANLVYIRASIDTNDEFYHAERDYFDEVGPELEEVTTEYYKALIVSPFREQLEGKWGQQLFDLATYQIKGFSPTVIDLMQKENKLVSEYNKLVASAQIDFNGETLTLAQLGPYAESTDRTMRKAATDARFGFFAGHEEEFDRLYDELVKVRHEIAVKLGYKNYVELGYIRMNRIDYNAEMVKKFRDQVRDLIVPLATKLYERQAKRIGISDLKFYDEALNFLSGNATPKGDPEWIVANGKKMYEELSPETGEFFNFMIDHDLMDLVAKKGKESGGYCTFIENYHSPFIFSNFNGTSGDIDVLTHEAGHAFQVYSSRDIGIPEYLWPTYESCEIHSMSMEFFTWPWMELFFKEDTEKYKFTHLSSGLLFLPYGVAVDEFQHVIYENPNMTPAERKAAWKKIEETYLPHRDYDHNSYLEAGGIWQRQAHIYASPFYYIDYTLAQICAFQFWKRSREEFEAAWKDYIHLCGLGGSMSFTKLVKEAGLISPFEDGCVESVIGDIENYLNSVDDTKL; this comes from the coding sequence ATGAAAACGTTTAAAGACTATGAATACAGCCGTCCAAATATTGAGGTAATGAAAGAGCAACAATTATCTTTAATTGAGCAATTTAAAAATGCTCAAACGATGGACGAACAAAGTGGGATAATCGGAAAGTTAAACGCAATAAGTAATGATTATGCTACAATGGCGAACTTAGTGTATATTCGTGCTTCGATTGATACAAATGATGAATTTTATCATGCAGAACGCGATTATTTCGACGAGGTTGGCCCTGAGCTAGAAGAGGTAACAACAGAATATTATAAAGCACTAATCGTTTCACCATTCCGTGAGCAGTTAGAAGGAAAATGGGGACAGCAATTATTCGATCTAGCAACTTATCAAATTAAAGGCTTTTCACCAACAGTCATTGATTTAATGCAAAAGGAGAATAAGCTTGTTTCAGAATACAATAAACTAGTTGCATCTGCGCAAATTGATTTTAATGGTGAAACATTAACACTTGCACAGCTTGGCCCATATGCGGAGTCTACTGATCGTACAATGCGTAAGGCGGCAACAGATGCACGCTTTGGCTTTTTTGCGGGGCATGAAGAGGAATTTGATCGATTATATGATGAACTGGTCAAGGTGCGTCATGAAATTGCTGTTAAATTAGGATATAAAAACTATGTCGAGCTAGGCTATATTCGAATGAATCGCATTGATTATAACGCAGAAATGGTAAAGAAATTCCGTGACCAAGTTCGAGATTTAATCGTACCGCTTGCAACAAAATTATACGAACGTCAGGCGAAACGCATTGGTATTTCAGACCTTAAGTTCTATGATGAAGCATTAAACTTTTTATCAGGAAATGCTACGCCAAAAGGTGATCCAGAGTGGATTGTTGCAAACGGTAAAAAAATGTATGAAGAGCTATCACCTGAAACTGGTGAATTCTTCAACTTCATGATTGACCATGATTTAATGGACTTAGTGGCGAAGAAAGGAAAAGAGAGTGGCGGTTATTGTACATTTATCGAAAACTATCACTCACCATTTATCTTCTCGAACTTTAATGGTACTTCGGGTGATATCGATGTGTTAACACATGAAGCTGGGCATGCTTTCCAAGTTTATTCAAGCCGTGACATCGGAATCCCGGAATATTTATGGCCGACATATGAATCTTGTGAAATTCATTCGATGAGTATGGAATTTTTCACATGGCCATGGATGGAGCTATTCTTTAAGGAAGACACGGAAAAATATAAGTTTACACACTTAAGTAGCGGCTTATTATTCCTTCCTTACGGTGTTGCAGTTGATGAGTTCCAACATGTGATTTATGAAAATCCGAATATGACACCAGCTGAACGTAAAGCTGCGTGGAAAAAAATTGAGGAGACATATTTACCACACCGTGACTATGATCATAATAGTTATCTAGAGGCAGGCGGTATATGGCAACGTCAGGCACATATTTATGCAAGTCCGTTCTATTACATTGATTACACGTTAGCGCAAATTTGTGCATTCCAATTCTGGAAACGTTCACGTGAAGAATTTGAAGCTGCTTGGAAGGATTATATTCATTTATGTGGTTTAGGGGGCTCTATGTCCTTTACAAAGCTTGTAAAAGAAGCAGGCTTAATTTCGCCATTTGAGGACGGCTGTGTTGAATCCGTAATCGGTGATATTGAAAATTACTTAAATTCAGTAGACGATACAAAATTATAA
- a CDS encoding YdcF family protein: MKKWVLRVGILLLAVGGIVFIWLGEEMKQGVQPVANGTAEYLIVLGAKVKPGGVPSLSLKNRLEEAVKYLKKYPHVKVIVSGGQGADEDRTEASVMLKYLQDNGIDANRILVEDQSTSTYENLLFSKELLPKGTKRITIVSNDFHLKRAKYLAESLDFEVDVVAAKTPKSVEAKLKIRERAALLKTYIIGY, translated from the coding sequence GTGAAAAAATGGGTGTTGAGAGTGGGTATTTTACTACTCGCTGTGGGTGGTATTGTTTTTATTTGGCTCGGCGAAGAGATGAAACAAGGTGTCCAGCCGGTTGCGAACGGCACAGCTGAATATTTGATTGTACTAGGGGCGAAGGTAAAACCGGGGGGAGTTCCATCGCTGTCTTTGAAAAATAGATTAGAAGAGGCTGTAAAATATTTAAAAAAGTATCCTCATGTAAAAGTAATTGTTTCGGGTGGGCAAGGAGCAGATGAAGATCGAACAGAGGCTTCTGTAATGCTTAAGTACTTACAGGATAATGGTATTGATGCTAACAGAATATTAGTGGAAGACCAATCTACATCAACTTACGAGAACTTATTATTTTCTAAAGAACTATTGCCTAAAGGAACAAAGCGAATCACGATTGTCTCTAATGATTTTCATTTAAAGCGTGCAAAGTATTTAGCTGAGTCTTTAGATTTTGAAGTAGATGTCGTTGCGGCAAAAACACCAAAATCAGTGGAAGCAAAGCTAAAGATACGTGAAAGAGCAGCGCTATTAAAAACATATATAATTGGCTACTAA
- a CDS encoding methyl-accepting chemotaxis protein: MRFLRSIQGKLIIISLALLIIPSLIIGLVSYSKAKNGMENIGEQVIKNSVESTLQLIELANESVEKGDIPLEVAQERVREAILGPKDSDGKRPINYPGDLGEYGYIYVLDDKGTLTTHPTREGDNLWNDQDSSGNYFIREVTDKALAGGGFTQYEFELPGQDEIADKIIYSAKDPHWGWIIASGTYMQDFNKGANSLLLVIGITLIGAIIIGTAVVIMVSRHLALPVQKLSKRVREVAKGNLTVEIEDLQRSDEIGQLNEGFNEMVDQLKTLITDVEEAIVEIQSTSSNLTSVAEETNAYGDEIVKAINEVSSGAVKQASDAEDTNRIAIEFAQQIELLHDKNGVMLDASQHMKQSNQEGLVNLNSLKEKSHESSELINNVQSVFNSLIVKVREIEGIVGTITEISNQTNLLALNASIEAARAGEHGKGFAVVAEEVRKLADQTSVATELVRTTIKGIESETNLVNDEMKKTNVIVRQQNDSVAITESSFTEIELAVEKIIAVIGEMTTGVEYLNSSKDNIIQSIESIAMISEKNAAASEEVTASVDEQQHAIQIVSESSNDLTDEITALQDSIKRFIIR; this comes from the coding sequence TACAGGGGAAATTAATTATTATTTCATTAGCATTATTAATCATACCAAGCTTGATTATTGGTTTAGTTAGTTATAGTAAAGCTAAAAATGGTATGGAGAATATTGGGGAACAAGTAATTAAGAATAGTGTTGAATCTACTCTGCAATTAATCGAGCTTGCAAATGAAAGTGTTGAAAAGGGTGATATTCCTTTAGAAGTCGCACAGGAGCGAGTGAGGGAGGCAATACTTGGACCGAAGGATAGTGACGGAAAGAGGCCGATCAATTATCCTGGAGATTTGGGAGAGTACGGATATATTTACGTCTTAGATGATAAAGGGACATTAACAACTCATCCGACTCGAGAAGGGGACAACCTATGGAATGATCAAGATAGTAGCGGCAACTATTTTATTCGGGAAGTAACCGACAAAGCACTTGCTGGCGGAGGTTTTACACAATATGAATTTGAGTTACCGGGTCAAGATGAAATAGCTGATAAAATAATTTATTCTGCAAAAGATCCTCACTGGGGATGGATTATAGCATCAGGTACATATATGCAAGACTTCAATAAAGGAGCTAATTCATTATTACTCGTGATCGGTATTACATTAATAGGTGCTATCATTATTGGTACAGCAGTTGTCATAATGGTTTCTAGACATTTGGCTTTACCAGTTCAAAAATTATCTAAACGCGTACGTGAGGTAGCCAAAGGGAATTTAACAGTAGAAATTGAGGATCTACAACGCTCTGATGAAATTGGTCAGCTAAATGAAGGCTTTAATGAAATGGTTGATCAACTGAAAACATTAATTACAGATGTAGAGGAAGCTATTGTAGAAATTCAATCGACATCGTCAAATTTAACATCTGTGGCAGAGGAAACGAACGCTTATGGAGATGAAATAGTAAAAGCGATTAATGAGGTTTCAAGCGGTGCAGTAAAGCAAGCATCAGATGCTGAGGATACGAATAGAATTGCCATTGAATTTGCTCAGCAGATTGAATTATTGCATGACAAAAATGGAGTAATGCTTGATGCATCTCAACATATGAAGCAATCAAATCAAGAAGGTCTCGTTAATTTAAACAGCTTAAAAGAGAAATCACATGAGTCCTCCGAATTGATTAATAACGTTCAGTCTGTCTTTAATAGCTTAATTGTGAAAGTCAGAGAAATCGAAGGCATTGTTGGTACCATTACCGAGATTTCTAATCAGACGAATCTACTTGCATTAAACGCATCAATAGAAGCGGCTAGAGCGGGTGAGCACGGCAAGGGATTTGCGGTTGTTGCTGAGGAAGTACGTAAGCTTGCGGATCAAACATCTGTAGCAACTGAGCTAGTGCGTACAACGATAAAGGGAATTGAAAGTGAAACTAATTTAGTGAACGATGAGATGAAGAAAACAAACGTCATTGTTCGTCAGCAAAATGATTCGGTTGCTATAACAGAGTCATCCTTTACGGAAATCGAATTGGCTGTAGAAAAAATCATTGCTGTTATTGGGGAAATGACTACGGGGGTAGAATATTTGAACAGCTCAAAGGATAACATTATACAATCTATCGAAAGTATTGCGATGATTAGTGAGAAAAATGCTGCTGCTTCAGAGGAAGTAACGGCATCCGTTGATGAACAACAGCACGCCATTCAGATTGTAAGTGAATCTTCCAATGATTTAACAGATGAAATAACGGCATTACAGGACTCTATTAAGCGCTTTATAATAAGATAA